The Mesorhizobium sp. M3A.F.Ca.ET.080.04.2.1 genome contains the following window.
GGCGATCTCTCCGGACCGCAGGCGCCGCGCCGCCTGAATTCCCAAGACTTCTGCTCGGATGGCGGTGGCATGCGCCACCGCCATTTGCGCCCGGCGGGGCTGGAGCGGTTCACCGTTTCAGGGAAACGGCAGACCGCTCGGTGGCCTTGTTCTGACGCAATTCCGGACGGAAAACCGTTTCACACTTTTCCTGGGATTGCTCTAGTCCGCGCCTTCCTCCGGATCGATGGCGGAGGATTCATTGGCCAAAACCTCGATTTCCTGGTTCTGGCCGGCCACGACGGCAAAATCCTTCTGGTAGATGCGGTCGCGGTTCTTGGCGATGATGGTGTATTGGCCCTCGGCCAGCACCATCGAGGCGAAGGCGCCGACGGCTTCCTTGATCGGGTCGCCGGATTCGTTGAGCAGCGACCAGGACGTATCGGCAATCGCTTCGCCGCCGGCCTCGCGCACCAGCTTCATCGTCATTTCAGCCGCGCGGTGCTCGACGGTGGCTTGCGTCAGCTTGCCGGCCTCGACGCGGATGTCCGAGCGGATCACGGCGTTCACCGCGCCATAGGTAGAGACGACGTGGTAAGTGCCGGCGTTCAGCCGCACCACCGTGTTCGGCTCGACATCGGGAATGATCAGCGCTCGGTCGCCATTGGGCTTGGCCTGACCTTCATAGATCGCAAAGCGCAGCTTCTTCGGTGCGATATGCGCGCCGCCTGAGGTCACGGCGTCGAGCTCGAGGCCGCCGGCGTCGAGCACGACGTTCTCACGCTTGGGCTCCTTGCCGACCGTGATGCGCTTGGTGGCGCCGGCACGCCCGTAGGAGGCATGCACCAGATAGCTGCCGGGGTCGAGCTGGAACACCGCCGTGCCGCCATGGGCGGATGCCACCATCGGCAGCTTGCCGTCGCCGGCAGCTTCGGGCCTGAACACCCGCCAGACCACGCCGCGGCCGATATCGGCGCCCTTGTCGGTCAACTGGGCAGAGAGGGTGATGGCACCGCCGCTGCCGCGGGCCAGCGATCCCTCGCTCTTCGGCGTCGCATAGCTCGAAATTCCCGGCAGTTTGAGCTTGTCGACTTCATTGGCGTTCTGTGCCAGCGCGAAGGAAAACGGCACCGCGAACAGCGCGGCGATGAGCCCGATCACGAAAAGGCGCAGAGTCCCCTCAAACATGCCTTGCGTTGAAGCTTAAGGCGGTGGCAATTTCAAGGCTTAAGAGTTCGGGGCTCCCACCAACGGCTCTTTTGTCCGGCGCATACTGCGTCAATGCCCGAGCCGCCCGACCTCCCGATGGCGCGCTTCAGCTCAAAATTGAATTCAGGAGACTTCCGCCCATGGCGTCGCCCATCATCGACTTCCTGCTGAGCCGCAATTCCGCGCCGATACCGGACCTCAAGGAGCCGGCGCCGAGCGATGCGGAGATCGCTACAATGATCGCCGCCGCTTCGCGGGTGCCGGACCATGGCAGGCTCGAGCCCTGGCGCTTCATCCTCTATCGCGGCGAGGCGCGGAACGAGATCGGCAGGAAGCTCGCGACACTTGCCGAGCAGCGGGAAGGGCCACTGACCGAAGGCCGCCGCAATCAGGAACTGGCGCGTTTCTCGCGCGCGCCGCTGGTGATCGGCGTGGTCTCGGTGCCGCGGGAGAATCCTAAGATCCCGCAATGGGAGATGTTCCTGTCGGGCGGAATGGCGGCTATGAATCTGATGATCGCGGCCAATGCGCTAGGCTATGGCACCAACATGATCAGCAACTGGTATTCCGACGTTGCCGAGGGCAGGGCGATCCTCGGTTTGTCGCCGCAGGAGCGCGTCGTCGGTTTCGTTCATATCGGCTCCTACCAGGGCCCCGCGCCGGAACGGCCCCGGCCAGATCCGGCGAGGCTCTACGCCGACTATTGCGGGCCCTGGGTCGGATAGATGTTCTACGAGCCTTCGAAGGGGCATGGCCTGCCGCACGATCCGTCGAAGGCGATCGTCGCGCCGCGCCCCATCGGATGGATCTCGACGTTGAATAGGGCGGGTGAGATCAATCTCGCGCCCTATTCCTTCTTCAATGCCTTTTCGACACGCCCCTTCATCGTATGGTTCTCATCGGAAGGCGCGAAGGACAGCGCCACTTTCGCCGAAGAGACGGGCGAGTTCGTCGCCAATCTCGTCAGCCGCGAGCTGGCGCAAAAGATGAACCGCACGGCGGTCGATGCGCCGCGCGGCGTCAGCGAGTTCGGCTACGCCGATCTCGCCATGGCGCCATCGCGCCTGGTTGCGCCGCCGCGCGTGGCGGAGGCGCCGGCCGCGTTGGAATGCCGGGTGACGGAAATCCTGCGGCCAAAGGCGCTGGACGGTTCGCAGACCAGCGCCATCGTCGTTGCCGGCGAGGTCATTGGCGTTCACATCGACGATGCCTATCTCAAAGACGGCCAGTTCGACATCGTCAGGGCCGGCAATGTCGCC
Protein-coding sequences here:
- a CDS encoding nitroreductase; translation: MASPIIDFLLSRNSAPIPDLKEPAPSDAEIATMIAAASRVPDHGRLEPWRFILYRGEARNEIGRKLATLAEQREGPLTEGRRNQELARFSRAPLVIGVVSVPRENPKIPQWEMFLSGGMAAMNLMIAANALGYGTNMISNWYSDVAEGRAILGLSPQERVVGFVHIGSYQGPAPERPRPDPARLYADYCGPWVG
- a CDS encoding flavin reductase family protein; the encoded protein is MFYEPSKGHGLPHDPSKAIVAPRPIGWISTLNRAGEINLAPYSFFNAFSTRPFIVWFSSEGAKDSATFAEETGEFVANLVSRELAQKMNRTAVDAPRGVSEFGYADLAMAPSRLVAPPRVAEAPAALECRVTEILRPKALDGSQTSAIVVAGEVIGVHIDDAYLKDGQFDIVRAGNVARLGYMDYASVNEIFSMRRPRWGKD